The Oculatellaceae cyanobacterium genomic sequence TATTACTCCGATGATGGGGGCTTATTTACTGAAAGCCAAACCACACACGCCACATGATGCCAAATCGAAATCTAAGCGGGGCTTTCGACCTTATTTTCAATTGCTGAAGTGGGCATTGCGGCATAGATTGACAACAATTGCGATCGCAATTGCTTTCTTTATAGCTAGCTTGATGCTAGTTCCATTAATTCCTAAAGGTTTTGTTGATAATGGGGATATTGGTTTATCTACAGTTTTAGTTGAACTGCCACCTGGTTCTACGATCAACGACACCACTCAAGTTGTTCAACAAACTACAGCAGTATTGCAACAAAGTCCTGCCGTCAATAGCGTCTTAGCTGCAATTGATGTGAATACGGCAACACTAAGTATCCAACTTAAACCAAAAGAAGAACGCCCGAATTTATCCCAGTCTCAGTTTGAGAAACAAAGCCGTGAACCACTTGCTCTGATTCCTGGGGCTAGAGTTAGTTTTCAAGCTCAAGGCGCGGGTGGAGCTAAAAAGGATGTATCAATTGTTTTAAAAAGTGAAAATCCCGAAGCTTTAAACCAAGCTGCGTTAACTTTAGAACAGCAAATGCGAGAACTACCAAGTTTAGTGGAAGTTAGCTCAAGTGCTAGTTTAGTTAAACCAGAAATTTTAATTATCCCCGATCCAGCAAGAGCCGCAGATTTAGGAGTAACAGTACAAGCGATCGCCCGTACAGCATCTTTAGCTACTATTGGTGACAATGAAGCCAACTTAGCTAAGTTTAATTTGAGCGATCGCCAAATTCCGATTAGAATACAAATCAATCCCCAAGCTCGCTTAGATATTGAGACACTCAAAAATCTCCAAGTCCCAGGTCAAAATAACTCCTTAGTTCCCCTATCAGCGGTAGCAAATATTCGCTTTGGCAATGGCCCCGCTCAGATTGATCGCTATAATCGATCACGTCAAGTTTCCGTACAAGGTAACTTACAAGGTGCTTCTTTGGGAGATGCTATGCAAACTGTCAAAGCGCTACCTGCAATGAATCCTTTACCAGCAGGAGTAGTAGAGGAATCTGCCGGAGATGCCAAGATTATGCAAGAAATCTTTGGTCGCTTTGGTGGTGCTTTAGCTTTAGCACTCACTTGTATCTATGCCATCTTAGTGTTGTTGTATAACAATTTCCTACATCCAATTACCATCATGGCAGCTTTGCCATTTTGCTTAGGTGGTGCATTATTAGGTTTAATGATTGCTCAAAAATCTTTAGGGATATATGCCTTAATTGGTATTGTCCTACTAATGGGCATTGTGACAAAAAACTCGATTTTGCTAGTAGACTATACAATAATCTTCCAAGCAGAAGGAAAACCTCAATTTCATTCCGTAATGGCGGCTGGATTGTCACGTCTGCGACCAATTTTAATGACTTCTCTAGCGAGTATTGCTGGTACGCTACCACTAGCATTAGGGTTAGGTGCAGGTGCAGAAGTACGCAGCCCAATGGGAGTAGCAATTCTGGGTGGCTTTACTACTTCTACTCTGTTGACATTATTAGTAGTGCCTGTACTCTTTACATACATCGACGACCTACAGCACTGGATTTTGCATTTGCTACAGCATGGATTTACCAAGAAACCCAAACGCAAATTAGTTAAGGATGAAGTTTAAAAGCAATTAATCATCAGTTTTATAACATCAAGATTTATACCTAAGCTTTATTAGTAAGTTGGGTTGCAACCCAACTTACTTTCGTTGGTATTAATTATTGTGCTGAAATGTTACTTTTATTAAATTTAACTATAGATATTAACTAAAAACAGGGCAATTAGTAAATAAAATAAAGCTATTAAGAAAGTCAACCTAATTTAGTATAAAATGTTTATTTTATACTTTCTCTGCCTCGTTGAGTCTCCCTCTACTTTCTCTGCTTGCCAGCATCTTAGGTTTTTTTCAGTGGAGCTATTTAACGACTTCTGATAAGAATCTT encodes the following:
- a CDS encoding efflux RND transporter permease subunit produces the protein MSFNISAWSIKKPVPTLVLFLVLTLLGWISFTQLGIDTNPNIDVPTVSITAIQPGAGPAELESEVTKKIEDAVAGLGNIDTIISTVKDGNSTTVVNFVIGTDTDRATNDVRNAVAQIRQNLPQDVNDPIVQRLDFAGGPIMTYAVVSEQRSVEDLSNLVDQEISRALLAVRGVAQIERIGGVDREIRINLDPERLKSLGITATQVNDQIRAFNANLPGGRAEVGGSEQSIRTLGSATNVEALKNYQIVLPNGSFVALSSLGEVSDRFGDVRQSALLNNKPVVAFQVLRSTGSTLVTVEEGVRSSVAELQKTLPSDVKIELIFTRADFIRESYHSTIDDLIAASVLAVVTILIFLRDWRSTLITAVALPLSMLPTFWVQQSLGYTLNNMTLLGLALAIGNLVDDSVVEVENMQRHMAMGKTPRQAAFDSSAEVGLAVLASAATIIAVFLPVAFMGGIPGQFFQPFGVTVAISTFFSTLVARTITPMMGAYLLKAKPHTPHDAKSKSKRGFRPYFQLLKWALRHRLTTIAIAIAFFIASLMLVPLIPKGFVDNGDIGLSTVLVELPPGSTINDTTQVVQQTTAVLQQSPAVNSVLAAIDVNTATLSIQLKPKEERPNLSQSQFEKQSREPLALIPGARVSFQAQGAGGAKKDVSIVLKSENPEALNQAALTLEQQMRELPSLVEVSSSASLVKPEILIIPDPARAADLGVTVQAIARTASLATIGDNEANLAKFNLSDRQIPIRIQINPQARLDIETLKNLQVPGQNNSLVPLSAVANIRFGNGPAQIDRYNRSRQVSVQGNLQGASLGDAMQTVKALPAMNPLPAGVVEESAGDAKIMQEIFGRFGGALALALTCIYAILVLLYNNFLHPITIMAALPFCLGGALLGLMIAQKSLGIYALIGIVLLMGIVTKNSILLVDYTIIFQAEGKPQFHSVMAAGLSRLRPILMTSLASIAGTLPLALGLGAGAEVRSPMGVAILGGFTTSTLLTLLVVPVLFTYIDDLQHWILHLLQHGFTKKPKRKLVKDEV